The Brachionichthys hirsutus isolate HB-005 chromosome 1, CSIRO-AGI_Bhir_v1, whole genome shotgun sequence genome has a window encoding:
- the ankrd11 gene encoding ankyrin repeat domain-containing protein 11, which translates to MPKGGGSKTPQLDHFPLNTDMVEKQGGKKDKVLSNKTPKLDRSDGVKEMKEKAPKRKLPFTAGANGDQKDSDSEKPGPERKRIKKEPTNTRKAGLPFGMGMPGIRAGYPLSERQQVALLMQMTAEESVNSPDTTPKHQSQSSLGQKGTPNSASKTKDKVNKRNERGETRLHRAAIRGEVRRIKELISEGADVNVKDFAGWTALHEACNRGYYDVAKQLLAAGAEVNTKGLDDDTPLHDASNNGHFKVVKLLLRYGGDPRQSNRRGETPLKVANSPTMLNLLLGKGTYTSSEESSSESSEEEDAPSFAPSSSVDGNNTDSEFEKGLKTKGKTVDPPKSAITPVKDEYEFDEDDEEERVPPVDDKHLLKKDFRKDTVTKANSLIAIPKTEVKTYSKSNSLTPKKAVRRIISDSNSSDEDDRTLCFTPAPTPRQQTQQANAKTRDSGTMSSKQLKDKNKVKKKRKKESKNNVSKEVRFGKVNDKFCTSDSDCGDMESEDDKGSNTVKDSSATSLKESPGFNASSSSSHGNLNSQKQVPSLAEQHPKQWRTDGWKTVSSPTWSDVSSLSDSVRTRLSSESDYSSADSSVESIKQVKRKAQDNKKKNNNVLSNTDKKNSELYKNSIADSAVSKTDVDGKVLKKHKVKHKHKNKEKDKAPSLVLNQDMNEKFVKSYSFDFDDSRQKSLIVESESVAEAKVKLSKHEKDHSKKEERLSKNKSDDKDWSSGKDLHRTAKEEKTKKAKDSTKDKTNKEEREKPVKSDKDRNVKDKTKEDKQKPHKEEKKKKSKEKSSSKADKKGEQKEEKHIKVDKEKNTKEEKEKGKKDKAQKEETEYESYEVNNRFLNLEDTKLSASDDHHDRWGSEMSSDSSLYGEDSWDAPVKEYKEYKANNSVKLIVETVKEETRRKDNKVKDKKSDHNEKRSDKETTSKKKEKDSLEKTNEKKKDWSEKQKVNSSHSVEKEKKRKESTDTVKDKKDKDSLESSRDRKDSYEFVKERKDIKIKQESIRDEYGNDPFFKDIDAVGKPCDARERNHSGKEKKAEGMEKREKTKPDKHKEKTKDRGADLEKDKSEKSSTEKMVKDKDIDRVTKDKKEGAKDKHKESHGKDKDRKMSSEQTKDKKEKAALEKHAEREKDFLEVKKEERKSEKIREKAWYKIADIFTDESDDDEDSYNGGVGLSDSIRKDSTPDQDEMDIFPSEKMRKTSADAKHNAEKAKDKEHKEKKKEKATFDTGKERKSFVEKHNKDKKDSVDVKHKERKDRTSVDSNQEKKNKQKLLDKRDTSEEKTKTKYKDKLEHSKERKPSKGTGENEKSLLEKLEEEAMNDYKDDSNDKNSDISSDSFTDRGHEPVLTNYYDSLGLTDVSEDRRDSLSISTPQDKFREKERHRHSSSSSSKKSHDKDKEKIKKDKGDKRDKTEDVRESYSRRESLPFEKEPMPLEADPYTFPYGCKGDGEDDFDKTLEFEKEMSKKDKDKAAGVISDRMKDKKKKEKHKEKMKEEKIKYSDGFGSFKHSKEDVKSGLKDSPQVIILKDRSKEESPKFDLKKDRNRDILDKDNRMDHSKSKAKEENEKVSQFKDAARKDNRPREKLLVDGDYQMTSFGQMLSLKDQEIEERHKKHKERMKQMEKLRPKSGDPKLKDKSKSTEEIRKNRSELSKKSNSLESGLKEKKLKDVGQPAQIMSPSRKFQPTDNQNSKDWLAGHQTKENLPASPRPDQNRPTGVPTPTSVISCPSFEEVMQTPRTPSCSAEDYPDIMLDGLDCQNSSAMTMSMNACSPSFFESRYSNTQSFPEGTCPTPAKNLQLPLVSRSASSDVRRPLDEEFKAEADKFLRQQSDPAPEFDPLSSSHTLEDKSATVDRLDCLSCPYFSPIRMLSPRREPVHPSQDLAAPILPSTDGNEHLPENVYNSFLPKPPTPVHRPDPQEPCFDIAAPPTPAPAALPPLDIDDISEPHHSEPNLVLSDLPSVTEEQEEEEEEEEEDEDDEEEDEADMGDMDGRDDGDQCVVEEPEKTREPCLFSPQVDDPLRNSWPSESPEVHQLSPASSAAHHGENCFDHSMGWNPDMDLKSPHRTYGEIEAAVSKITSPYSHSDNDMQHMSGHPSITPPYATWNRWHKDDPVDFDEQREAVADIPSPERSDGEPNYLNTTSSSDRLESFFQECNKPSIEESHQMATESTCLEPESRQTTLCFSATPDGHMASTVGPEPVVPWADPFSPDADELDDLGPFSLPDLPLPDKSEEAESRDPEMSDHIKSVTTHIRHTITDRDDADIMEVNLPSLSETTCPAGGLGHGEPMRQDYIVPSPHTNFSQELDPEPQSVPIHNSVSLAQQQGSVLERNGPYGQPDELDANMLYSSVKSDASQQPHIHIHTITESLQLPTESGSGVNSEVRQEAKPEPKAESMPTSHLPQLPLAVTLSSTVDLPETQDTISKLTQIPLTTVSANVDIPKKVDEVPQRITRNRAKNNPPAAAVTSTSSTTTLSATPLMTSPALSINPIPTRTPTPTSTASLIALKKDKESVICVSSTASNSTPTVDLPTAVTSPTTVVLSKTTKGRPLPTEEEDSQTQHPRKRKFPRSAGQQVQVQLVNTAMQQTREMIQQTLAVVVNAIKLDDIEPYHSDRSNPYFEYLQIRKKIEEKRKILCYITPQAPQCYAEYVTYTGSYLLDSKPLSKLHIPVIAPPPSLSEPLKELFRQQEAVRGKLRLQHSIEREKLIVSCEQEVLRVHCRAARTIANQAVPFSACTMLLDSEVYNMPSESQGDENKSVRDRFNARQFISWIQDVDDKYDRMKTCLLMRQQHEAAALNAVQRMEWQLKVQELDPAVHKSLCVNEVPSFYVPMVDVNDDFVLLPA; encoded by the exons ATGCCCAAAGGTGGGGGTTCTAAAACCCCACAGCTGGACCACTTCCCACTCAACACGGACATGGTGGAAAAGCAGGGTGGGAAGAAG GATAAAGTGTTGTCAAATAAGACTCCCAAATTGGATCGCAGTGATGGGGTTaaagagatgaaagaaaagGCCCCCAAAAGGAAGCTGCCTTTCACTGCTGGAGCTAATGGAGACCAGAAAGATTCTGACTCAG AGAAACCAGGTCCTGAGAGGAAGCGCATTAAAAAAGAGCCCACCAACACCCGGAAGGCGGGCTTGCCGTTTGGAATGGGGATGCCAGGGATCCGGGCTGGGTATCCCCTCTCCGAGCGGCAGCAGGTGGCCTTGCTCATGCAAATGACAGCCGAGGAGTCTGTCAACAGTCCAG ACACAACACCAAAGCATCAGTCACAGTCCAGTCTGGGTCAGAAGGGAACGCCAAACTCTGCATCTAAAACCAAAGACAAAGTGAATAAACGGAATGAGAGGGGGGAGACTCGGCTGCACAGAGCAGCAATCCGTGGAGAGGTACGCCGCATCAAGGAGCTCATCAGCGAGGGGGCTGATGTGAATGTAAAAGACTTTGCAG GCTGGACTGCATTGCATGAGGCGTGCAACAGGGGTTACTATGATGTGGCCAAACAGCTGCTGGCAGCCGGAGCAGAGGTCAATACCAAGGGTTTGGATGATGACACCCCTCTACACGATGCATCCAACAATGGACATTTCAag GTGGTTAAACTACTTCTACGTTATGGAGGGGATCCACGTCAAAGCAACAGAAGAGGTGAAACACCGTTGAAGGTCGCCAACTCTCCAACTATGCTGAATCTCTTGCTGGGGAAAGGCACTTACACCTCAAGTGAAGAAAGTTCATCGG AAtcttcagaggaggaagatgccCCCTCATTTGCCCCATCCAGCTCCGTCGACGGCAACAACACAGACTCAGAGTTTGAGAAGGGCCTaaaaacaaaagggaaaacGGTAGACCCTCCAAAATCTGCTATCACACCCGTCAAAGATGAATACGAAtttgatgaggatgatgaagaggagcgcgTCCCTCCTGTGGATGATAAACACCTCTTGAAAAAAGACTTCCGTAAGGATACGGTCACCAAGGCCAACAGCTTAATCGCCATACCCAAGACGGAGGTCAAAACCTATTCCAAAAGCAACTCGCTCACACCAAAGAAAGCTGTCAGACGGATCATCTCTGACAGTAACAGTTCAGACGAGGATGATAGGACGTTGTGTTTCACGCCAGCGCCTACACCCAGGCAACAAACCCAGCAAGCAAATGCAAAGACGAGAGACTCTGGCACGATGAGCTCTAAACAGCTGAAAGACAAGAATAAAGTCAAAAAGAAGCGGAAGAAGGAGAGTAAAAACAATGTCAGTAAGGAGGTCAGGTTTGGCAAAGTCAATGACAAATTCTGTACATCTGACTCTGATTGTGGCGATATGGAAAGTGAGGATGATAAGGGCTCAAATACTGTAAAGGACTCTTCTGCTACGAGCCTGAAAGAATCCCCTGGCTTTAAcgcatcctcatcctcttcccaCGGAAACTTGAACTCTCAGAAACAAGTACCATCATTAGCAGAACAGCATCCTAAGCAATGGAGGACAGATGGTTGGAAGACCGTGTCATCGCCTACATGGTCAGACGTCAGTTCTCTCTCGGATTCAGTGAGGACAAGGCTATCCAGTGAGTCTGACTACTCCTCTGCAGACTCAAGTGTTGAGTCAATAAAACAAGTAAAGAGGAAAGCACAGGAtaacaagaagaagaataacAATGTGCTTAGTAACACGGACAAGAAAAATTCTGAGCTCTACAAAAACTCCATTGCAGATAGTGCAGTCTCCAAAACGGATGTAGATGGCAAAGTGCTGAAAAAACATAAAGTaaaacacaagcacaaaaataaagaaaaagataaaGCTCCTAGTCTGGTGCTTAATCAAGACATGAATGAGAAATTTGTCAAGAGCTATTCTTTTGATTTTGATGATTCGAGGCAGAAATCCTTAATTGTAGAGTCAGAATCAGTAGCCGAGGCCAAGGTGAAGTTATCCAAACACGAAAAAGACCATTCAAAAAAGGAGGAAAGGCTTTCCAAAAACAAGTCTGATGATAAAGACTGGTCATCCGGAAAAGACCTCCATAGAACAGCAAAGGAGGAGAAGACTAAGAAAGCAAAGGACTCCACTAAGGACAAGACAAataaggaggagagggagaagccTGTTAAATCGGATAAGGATAGAAATGTCAAGGACAAGACCAAGGAGGATAAACAAAAGCCtcacaaagaagagaaaaagaaaaagtccaaGGAGAAGTCATCCTCAAAGGCAGACAAGAAAGGagagcagaaagaagaaaagcataTAAAGGTTGACAAGGAGAAAAACActaaagaggagaaggagaaaggtaAAAAAGACAAAGCTCAGAAAGAAGAGACGGAGTATGAAAGCTATGAAGTTAACAACCGCTTCCTCAACCTGGAGGACACAAAGCTCAGTGCCTCAGATGACCATCATGACCGATGGGGCTCCGAGATGTCTTCAGACTCCTCGCTGTATGGAGAGGATAGCTGGGATGCTCCTGTCAAAGAATATAAGGAATACAAAGCCAACAACTCTGTTAAACTGATTGTTGAGACGGTTAAGGAAGAGACGAGGAGGAAAGACAACAAAGTCAAAGACAAGAAATCAGATCATAATGAGAAAAGATCAGACAAAGAAACCACTtctaagaagaaagaaaaagactcattagaaaagacaaatgaaaagaaaaaagattggtcagaaaagcaaaaagtaaACTCCAGTCACTCGgtagaaaaggaaaagaagcgGAAGGAATCCACAGACACAGTCAAAGACAAGAAAGACAAGGATTCACTCGAGAGTAGTCGAGATCGTAAAGACTCGTACGAGTTcgtgaaggaaagaaaagataTAAAAATCAAGCAGGAATCTATACGAGATGAATATGGCAATGACCCCTTCTTCAAAGACATTGATGCTGTCGGCAAACCATGTGATGCCAGAGAAAGAAACCACtctggaaaggaaaagaaggCTGAGGGAATGGAAAAACGAGAAAAGACGAAACCTGACaagcacaaagagaaaacaaaagacagaGGAGCTGATCTGGAGAAAGATAAGAGTGAGAAAAGCTCCACAGAAAAAATGGTCAAGGACAAGGATATAGACCGGGTAACCAAAGACAAGAAGGAGGGAGCCAAAGACAAGCATAAAGAGTCTCATGGCAAAGACAAGGATCGAAAGATGTCTTCAGAACAGACTAAAGACAAGAAAGAGAAGGCCGCTCTCGAAAAGCATGCTGAGAGGGAGAAAGATTTCTTGGAGGtaaagaaagaggaaagaaaatcaGAGAAGATTCGTGAGAAAGCCTGGTACAAAATAGCAGATATATTTACTGATGAAAGTGACGACGATGAGGACAGCTATAACGGTGGCGTTGGACTGTCGGACTCCATCAGAAAAGATTCGACACCGGATCAGGATGAAATGGACATCTTCCCATCAGAAAAAATGCGAAAGACTTCTGCAGATGCTAAACACAACGCAGAAAAGGCAAAAGACaaagaacacaaagaaaagaagaaagaaaaggccaCATTTGACACAGGTAAAGAGAGGAAAAGCTTTGTGGAGAAAcacaataaagacaaaaaagattCTGTTGACGTGAAGCACAAGGAGAGAAAAGACAGGACGTCAGTGGACTCGAAccaagagaagaaaaataagcAGAAGCTGTTGGACAAAAGAGACACCAGtgaggaaaagacaaagaccAAGTACAAGGACAAGCTGGAACATTCTAAGGAAAGGAAACCTTCAAAAGGAActggtgaaaatgaaaaatccCTCTTGGAAAAATTGGAAGAGGAAGCTATGAACGACTACAAAGATGACTCCAACGACAAGAACAGCGACATTTCTTCAGATAGCTTCACTGACCGTGGTCATGAGCCAGTCCTCACAAATTACTATGACTCCTTGGGCTTGACAGATGTGTCGGAGGACAGGAGAGACTCCCTGTCCATATCTACACCCCAGGACAAgttcagagagaaagaaaggcatCGAcattcctcctcgtcttcatccaaGAAAAGTCATGACAAGGACAAAGAAAAGATCAAGAAGGACAAAGGAGACAAACGTGACAAGACGGAGGATGTCCGAGAGTCCTACAGCCGCAGAGAGAGCCTCCCGTTTGAGAAAGAACCTATGCCTCTAGAGGCAGACCCTTACACATTCCCGTATGGTTGTAAGGGAGACGGTGAGGACGACTTCGATAAAACATTGGAATTTGAGAAGGAGATGTCCaaaaaggacaaagacaaagcagctgGCGTCATCAGTGACAGAATgaaggacaaaaagaaaaaggagaagcataaggaaaaaatgaaagaggagaagatCAAATACTCTGATGGCTTTGGATCATTTAAACACTCCAAAGAGGATGTGAAGTCTGGGTTGAAAGATAGTCCACAGGTCATAATTCTAAAAGACAGGTCAAAAGAAGAAAGTCCTAAATTTGATctgaaaaaagacagaaacCGCGACATATTGGATAAAGATAACCGAATGGACCACAGTAAATCTAAGGCtaaggaggaaaatgaaaaggtCTCTCAATTCAAAGACGCGGCTCGGAAAGATAATCGCCCTCGTGAAAAGCTGTTGGTGGACGGTGATTACCAAATGACGAGCTTCGGTCAGATGTTGAGCCTAAAAGACCAAGAAATTGAAGAACGCCACAAGAAACATAAAGAAAGAATGAAGCAGATGGAGAAGCTGAGACCCAAGTCAGGGGACCCCAAGCTCAAGGACAAATCCAAGTCCACTGAGGAAATAAGGAAAAATCGTAGTGAACTGTCAAAGAAATCCAACAGTCTAGAGTCTGGTCTCAaagagaagaagctgaaggacGTGGGACAGCCAGCCCAAATTATGTCTCCTAGCAGGAAGTTCCAGCCCACTGACAATCAGAACTCAAAGGACTGGCTGGCTGGACATCAAACGAAGGAGAACCTTCCGGCGTCTCCAAGGCCAGATCAAAACAGGCCAACCGGTGTCCCAACACCGACATCAGTCATCTCCTGTCCCAGCTTCGAGGAAGTAATGCAGACACCACGCACCCCGTCTTGCAGTGCGGAGGATTATCCAGACATTATGTTGGATGGACTAGACTGCCAGAACTCATCGGCTATGACCATGTCAATGAATGCCTGCTCGCCATCATTCTTTGAAAG CAGGTACTCTAATACCCAGAGTTTTCCAGAGGGTACTTGCCCTACCCCTGCAAAGAACCTCCAGCTGCCGCTAGTCAGCCGCTCTGCGTCCTCTGATGTCCGCAGGCCTCTGGACGAAGAGTTCAAAGCAGAGGCTGATAAATTTCTACGACAGCAGAGTGATCCAGCTCCTGAATTTGATCCTTTGTCTTCCTCCCATACTCTAGAGGACAAATCGGCAACTGTGGATAGACTGGACTGTCTGTCATGTCCCTATTTCTCCCCAATTAGAATGTTGTCCCCTCGGCGGGAGCCAGTCCATCCGTCACAAGATCTGGCTGCACCAATTCTACCTAGCACCGATGGTAATGAACACCTTCCTGAGAATGTGTACAACAGTTTCTTGCCAAAACCTCCGACGCCGGTTCACAGGCCAGACCCTCAGGAGCCCTGCTTCGATATAGCCGCACCACCGACCCCGGCCCCTGCTGCTTTGCCTCCCCTGGACATCGATGATATCTCTGAGCCTCACCACAGTGAACCTAACCTGGTCCTTTCAGATCTTCCCTCTgtcacagaggagcaggaggaggaagaggaggaggaagaagaagacgaggatgatgaggaggaagatgaagcagatATGGGAGACATGGATGGGAGAGATGATGGAGACCAATGTGTAGTGGAGGAACCAGAGAAAACCAGAGAGCCTTGCTTGTTTTCCCCTCAAGTTGACGACCCACTGAGGAATAGCTGGCCTTCTGAGTCTCCAGAGGTCCACCAGCTCTCTCCCGCAAGTTCTGCAGCCCATCATGGAGAGAACTGCTTCGATCACAGTATGGGTTGGAACCCTGATATGGACCTCAAATCTCCCCACAGGACTTATGGGGAGATAGAGGCTGCTGTCTCCAAAATAACCAGCCCTTACTCTCACTCAGACAACGACATGCAGCACATGTCAGGACACCCGTCTATCACTCCTCCTTATGCCACATGGAACAGGTGGCACAAAGACGATCCAGTGGACTTCGATGAGCAGAGGGAGGCTGTGGCTGATATCCCCTCTCCAGAGAGGTCTGACGGGGAACCCAACTATTTAAATACCACATCATCCTCCGATAGGTTGGAATCATTCTTTCAAGAATGTAATAAGCCTAGCATAGAGGAAAGTCACCAGATGGCCACGGAGTCGACATGTTTAGaaccagagagcagacagaCCACGCTCTGCTTCAGTGCCACCCCTGATGGCCACATGGCTTCAACTGTTGGCCCCGAGCCCGTGGTGCCTTGGGCAGACCCGTTCTCACCTGATGCAGATGAACTGGATGACCTGGGGCCGTTTTCCTTACCTGACCTACCGCTACCTGATAAGTCGGAGGAAGCCGAGTCTCGAGATCCAGAAATGTCTGATCATATCAAGTCTGTGACAACCCACATTAGACATACCATCACAGACAGAGATGATGCAGATATAATGGAGGTGAACTTACCAAGCCTGTCTGAGACTACATGCCCTGCTGGAGGCCTAGGTCATGGGGAACCGATGAGACAAGACTATATTGTACCATCACCACACACCAACTTCTCTCAAGAGTTGGACCCTGAGCCTCAGAGTGTGCCGATCCACAATTCTGTGTCTCTTGCACAGCAACAGGGCAGCGTATTGGAAAGGAACGGACCTTATGGACAACCTGATGAGTTGGATGCCAATATGTTGTATTCGTCTGTCAAGTCCGATGCCAGTCAGCAACCTCACATACACATCCACACCATTACTGAGTCATTGCAGTTACCCACGGAGTCAGGGTCTGGTGTCAACTCAGAGGTTAGACAGGAGGCCAAGCCAGAGCCCAAAGCTGAATCCATGCCCACCAGCCACCTCCCTCAGCTCCCACTGGCAGTCACCCTCTCCAGTACAGTAGACCTACCAGAAACTCAGGACACTATTTCCAAACTTACACAGATACCCCTGACCACTGTATCCGCCAATGTAGATATCCCCAAAAAGGTGGATGAGGTCCCGCAACGGATCACCCGCAATCGCGCCAAGAACAATCCCCCTGCTGCGGCAGTCACTTCTACCTCCAGCACAACAACCTTGTCTGCCACCCCACTAATGACCAGTCCGGCTTTGAGCATTAATCCCATCCCTACAAGAACCCCAACACCCACCTCAACAGCTTCCCTCATAGCtctgaagaaagacaaagagtcAGTCATCTGTGTCTCCTCTACGGCATCCAATTCGACTCCAACAGTGGATCTGcctactgcagtaacatctccTACAACGGTGGTTCTCAGTAAGACTACCAAGGGTCGCCCTCTCCCCACGGAGGAAGAAGATTCTCAGACCCAACATCCACGCAAGAGGAAATTTCCACGTTCTGCTGGTCAGCAAGTCCAGGTCCAGCTAGTCAACACAGCCATGCAGCAGACCAGGGAAATGATCCAGCAGACTTTGGCCGTTGTAGTCAATGCCATCAAGCTCGATGATATCGAGCCCTACCACAGTGATCGCTCCAACCCTTACTTTGAGTACTTGCAGATCAGGAAGAAGAttgaggaaaagaggaagattcTGTGCTACATCACCCCACAGGCCCCGCAGTGTTATGCTGAATATGTGACCTACACTGGCTCCTACCTGCTGGACAGCAAGCCCCTCAGCAAGCTTCACATACCTGTT ATTGCCCCACCTCCATCTTTGTCAGAACCTTTGAAAGAGCTCTTCAGACAACAAGAGGCAGTAAGAGGGAAGCTCAGGTTGCAGCACAGCATAGAACGG GAGAAGCTGATCGTTTCATGTGAGCAGGAAGTCTTGAGGGTCCATTGCAGAGCGGCCAGGACAATAGCAAATCAGGCTGTGCCGTTCAGTGCCTGCACCATGCTGCTGGACTCCGAAGTGTACAACATGCCATCAGAGAGCCAG GGTGATGAGAACAAATCTGTGAGAGATCGGTTCAACGCTCGTCAGTTCATTTCGTGGATTCAGGATGTGGATGATAAATACGACCGCATGAAG ACATGTTTGCTGATGCGGCAGCAGCACGAGGCAGCAGCCCTCAATGCGGTGCAAAGGATGGAATGGCAGCTGAAGGTCCAGGAGTTGGACCCAGCAGTGCACAAGTCCCTTTGTGTCAATGAAGTGCCGTCCTTCTACGTGCCAATGGTTGATGTCAATGACGACTTTGTCCTGCTGCCTGCATGA